In the genome of Caulobacter flavus, the window GCCGCAGAAGAAGAATCCCGACGCGGCCGAGCTGATCCGCGCCAAGGTCGGTCGCATCCTGGGCAGCCTGACCACCCTGACCGTGGTCATGAAGGGCCTGCCGCTGGCCTATTCCAAGGATATGCAGGAAGACAAGGTCCCGACCTTCGAGGCCTTCGACGCGCTGGAACTGAGCCTGCTCGCCATGGCCGGCATGATCGCCGACCTGACCCCCAACACCGAGAAGATGGCCGCCGCCGCCGGCGCGGGCTTCTCGACCGCCACGGATCTGGCCGACTGGCTGGTGCGCGAGCTGAACATGCCTTTCCGTGACGCCCACCACGTGACAGGCTCGGCCGTGAAAGCCGCCGAGACCAAGGGCGTCGATCTTTCGGACCTGTCGCTGGCCGAGTTCCAGGCGATCGAGCCGCGGATCACCGACGGGGTCTACGCCGTCCTCACCCCGGCCGCCTCGGCGGCCAGCCGCATGAGCTATGGCGGGACCGCCCCCGCCCAGGTGCGCGCCCAGATCGCGCGTTGGAAGGAAACCCTGGCATGATCCGCCCCGCCACGCTGCTCGCCGTCGCCGCCCTGGGCCTGACCGGCGCCGCCCTCTCCGCCTGCGGCAAGCAGGCCGAGCTGGAGCGCCCCGCGCCGCTGTGGGGTCCGGAAAAGAAGGCCGCCGAAGCCTCCAAGCGCCGCGAAGCCTCGGCCCGCGCCAACCAGCCGGCCCGCCCCAACGGCGTGCAGGAGAACGCCGATCCGGCGTCGAGCAACCGCACGACCCGCGCCGCCCCGCTGCGCGGCGCGCCGTCCGACCCGTTCGGCGGCCCGTCCGCCGCCGGCTTCCCGTCCTCGACGCCGAACTGACAATCCCTGCGTCCTTCGAGGCCCGCTGACGCGGGCGCCTCAGGATGAGGAGGGTCTGTGCTGAGTTCCTCATCCTGAGGTGCGAGGCGCAGCCGAGCCTCGAAGGACGCACGACCGACACCGAAAGCACCTCAGTGAACCACTTCGAATACGGCCCCGAGGGCCTGGCCTGCGAAGGCGTCCCCCTGGCCAGGATCGCGGCCGAGGTCGGCACGCCGGTCTACGTCTATTCCCGCGCCACGCTGGAGCGGCACTTCACGGTGTTCCACAGCGCCCTGGTCGACGCCGGCGTCGTCGATCCGCTGGTGGCCTATGCGGTGAAGGCCAATTCGAACGTGGCCGTGCTGAAGGTGCTGGGCGACCTGGGCGCCGGCGCCGACACGGTGTCCGAAGGCGAGGTCCGTCGCGCCCTCGCCGCCGGCATTCCGGGTGAACGCATCGTGTTCTCGGGCGTCGGCAAGAAGCGCGAGGAGATCGCCTTCGCCCTGAAGGCCGGCGTCGCCGAGATCAACGTCGAGTCCGAGCCGGAGATGGAGCTGATCGCCAGCGTCGCCGCCGAGCTGGGCGTGCGGGCCAAGATCGCCTTCCGGGTCAATCCCGACGTCGCCGCCGGCGGTCACGCCAAGATCGCCACCGGCAAGTCGGAGAACAAGTTCGGGGTCTCGTTCGCCGAGGCCGCGCGCCTGTATGCGAACGCCAGCAACAACGCCGCCCTGCAGCCGATCGGCGTGGCCTGCCACATCGGCAGCCAGATCACCGACCTGGAGCCGATGCGCGCGGCCTTCACCAAGATGCGGGGCCTGGTCGAGCAGCTGATCGGCGAGGGTCTGTCGGTCGAGCGCCTGGACCTGGGCGGCGGCCTGGGCGTGCCCTACTTCAACCACCCCGAGCCCCCGCCCCCGGCCGCCTTCGCCGCAATGGTCGCCGAGGTCACCAAGGGCTTGCCGGTGAAGCTGGCCTTCGAGCCGGGTCGCGTCATCGCCGCCAACGCCGGGGTGATGGTCAGCGAAGTCATCCACGTCCACGAGCGC includes:
- the lysA gene encoding diaminopimelate decarboxylase; translated protein: MNHFEYGPEGLACEGVPLARIAAEVGTPVYVYSRATLERHFTVFHSALVDAGVVDPLVAYAVKANSNVAVLKVLGDLGAGADTVSEGEVRRALAAGIPGERIVFSGVGKKREEIAFALKAGVAEINVESEPEMELIASVAAELGVRAKIAFRVNPDVAAGGHAKIATGKSENKFGVSFAEAARLYANASNNAALQPIGVACHIGSQITDLEPMRAAFTKMRGLVEQLIGEGLSVERLDLGGGLGVPYFNHPEPPPPAAFAAMVAEVTKGLPVKLAFEPGRVIAANAGVMVSEVIHVHERPEGRKFLVIDAAMNDLVRPAMYDAFHDIRPVQGEKSGEAVYDVVGPVCETGDTFTRDRALPVFGPGDLVAFMSAGAYGSAMASEYNTRPLVPEVLVDGDRYAVIRKRPTYDEMLARDLVPDWV